In Formosa haliotis, the sequence TAGTAATCGTTTTTTTTGTGGCTTCAGGATTATTTATTAACACCATAATGCGTCCGTCTTTTAACTGATACGCTAAATGATTTTTTCCTTCGGAAGATTTTAATAAATGATCTCCGGGCTGTACAAAATGCGACACATGTTTAAACAGGTAAAACTCGTCTGTATAGGTTACTGCTTTAGTGTTTTTATCGATCACCACCATAGAGTTTTGTGGCCATCCCCATGCACTCGCACCCGTTTCATCTAAAATCATATTCCAATACATATAAGACCCTGCGCCATTATTGGTATAGTGAACCAAGTCGCTCCAAGAACGCGCAACAGAGGTCCAATCATTTTCATGCTCGCCACATTTATTTTCGGTTTGCATTAATTTTAACTCAGGGAATTCTTTATGAATCGTTGGAATGGATTTTGCTCCACCCCACTGAAATCCGACACCATCAATAAATTTTGCCGTGTCTTTATAATTTAAAACCGTTTTTACATAATTAGGATCTCCAGAGTTTACGGTTCCTAACCAAATTTTAGTATTAAGATTGTCGGCTTGAAATTGCGGCCCTAGAAAATCGTTTATAAAATACGCCATATCTTCTGGACGCCAAGTACACGACGGCCAGTTAGGCTGATAAGCGATTTCATTTTGTGGCTGAATGGCTGCTAATGCAATCCCTTCCTTTTTATACGCCTGAACAAATTTTGAAAAATACAAGGCATAGGCTTTTAAGTAACGCTCCTGCATTTTAAACCCTGTAGCATTATTTAAAATCTCACCGCCTTCAACTAATTTATTTCCTTTTTTAGCATTTTCGAAATCCCCTTCCCTCATGGCATAATGCTCGTTAACTTTCATCCAAGCTGGTGGCGACCACGGCGAGGCCCAAACTTGTAAATCTGGACGAACGGCTAAAGCAGCCTTGATATATGGCATTAAAATATAGCGGTCGCGATCGATATTAAAATCACGCATTTCAAAATCTTCTGCCACATCGTTATGGCTGTAATAACTTAAGG encodes:
- a CDS encoding glycoside hydrolase family 30 protein — protein: MTNKHRFLNLPIKPLLVGAVIFTCNVISAQNVDLIYTTASERWVEAKRFLKKTPASTADITVYTDQKLQVIDGIGGSFNEMGWEALQSLDEQQQDAVINAIFSKEGCNFSMCRMPIGASDYALSYYSHNDVAEDFEMRDFNIDRDRYILMPYIKAALAVRPDLQVWASPWSPPAWMKVNEHYAMREGDFENAKKGNKLVEGGEILNNATGFKMQERYLKAYALYFSKFVQAYKKEGIALAAIQPQNEIAYQPNWPSCTWRPEDMAYFINDFLGPQFQADNLNTKIWLGTVNSGDPNYVKTVLNYKDTAKFIDGVGFQWGGAKSIPTIHKEFPELKLMQTENKCGEHENDWTSVARSWSDLVHYTNNGAGSYMYWNMILDETGASAWGWPQNSMVVIDKNTKAVTYTDEFYLFKHVSHFVQPGDHLLKSSEGKNHLAYQLKDGRIMVLINNPEATKKTITIAIGNQKIGVEVQPTSINSVLVKS